In Gemmatimonas sp., a single genomic region encodes these proteins:
- a CDS encoding DNA internalization-related competence protein ComEC/Rec2 — translation MPLLIHAAGWWLVGLFTGAWLGDAARSAWLAPAAGIAVWTFVATVLVIALRSARRAPETRLLQGAALGSIALAGVLASAAAARDARVCRSAAVAHLARGDALTLVFDGPLSEREVPSHLGTRRAPRRPAVSPAARGRGTVRFTFARRACLVLSTVRLPADLPRPLAAGEISRVTGRALATDRGVRMTIDTVVAITGRDWLRAARGRAGGTIDRLFGERAPLVRALVIADQDGIATAVRDRFADAGLVHMLSVSGMHVAIIASALLTITTAMRLPATVGAVASLALILAYVAMLGAPAPAVRSAVMLLTVMLSTAWQRPLHEWTALALGAVIPTVEPLVVLDLGWQLSVSGMAALVAARAILRRWQPYALSFPASSRGGTSGTWRGAVRSAQRWLVTRRGISRWLVRETITGVVATVVTAPLIAWTFGRVSVLAPVTNILAGPIVAFLQPALFLALLASPLDPMAQVIADASALPIALLDQIAAAAAAMPFAVVHVAPTLAAAIGAGVASAAVVRATAARRAGPWLRIAAMALVLSVWLPTVTVGSGVLEVHMIDVGQGDAFAIRTPRGRWVLIDAGPSWNGGDAGRRAVIPYVQRRGGAVALMVLSHAHEDHVGGAASVIAALSPKQWWEPAFVTSSNGYRKALVALRGSGQPWRRVHPGQRWQLDGVSIDVLAPDSAWTAAQHDANETSVVLRVSYGRRRFLFMGDAEQQEESWLLDRLPEGALRADVLKLGHHGSRTSSGADFVRAVDPLVGLVSVGAGNSYRHPSPEVLERFAGRRVPLLRSDLEGTVVVSTNGQWLDVSAHGDRWRLPDRRAVPP, via the coding sequence ATGCCGCTTCTTATTCATGCCGCCGGCTGGTGGCTGGTCGGCCTGTTCACGGGTGCCTGGCTGGGCGACGCCGCGCGGTCTGCCTGGTTGGCGCCCGCCGCAGGCATAGCAGTATGGACGTTCGTCGCCACGGTGCTGGTGATCGCGCTGCGATCGGCGCGCCGTGCGCCTGAGACGCGTCTGCTGCAGGGGGCGGCGCTCGGGAGCATCGCGCTGGCGGGCGTACTGGCGAGCGCGGCGGCGGCGCGCGACGCGCGCGTGTGTCGATCGGCGGCCGTCGCACATCTGGCACGCGGTGACGCCCTCACGCTGGTGTTCGATGGTCCACTGTCCGAACGAGAAGTACCAAGCCACCTCGGGACGCGTCGCGCACCGCGCCGCCCGGCGGTCTCGCCTGCTGCGCGCGGGCGCGGCACCGTGCGCTTCACGTTCGCACGCCGCGCCTGTCTCGTGCTGTCCACCGTGCGGCTTCCCGCGGACCTGCCACGTCCTCTGGCGGCTGGAGAGATCTCGCGCGTGACCGGGCGCGCGCTGGCCACCGATCGCGGTGTTCGCATGACCATCGACACGGTCGTGGCGATCACCGGGCGCGACTGGCTGCGCGCCGCGCGGGGACGAGCCGGCGGCACGATCGATCGGTTGTTCGGCGAACGGGCGCCGCTGGTACGCGCGCTGGTGATCGCCGACCAGGACGGCATTGCCACGGCCGTGCGTGATCGCTTTGCCGACGCGGGCCTCGTGCACATGCTGTCGGTGTCGGGGATGCATGTGGCCATCATCGCGTCGGCGCTGCTCACGATCACCACCGCCATGCGTCTCCCGGCCACGGTCGGTGCCGTGGCGTCGCTGGCGCTTATCCTTGCCTACGTCGCCATGCTCGGCGCGCCCGCCCCGGCCGTGCGCAGCGCCGTCATGTTGCTCACGGTGATGCTCTCCACGGCGTGGCAACGTCCGCTGCACGAATGGACCGCACTCGCGCTCGGGGCCGTGATCCCGACCGTGGAGCCGTTGGTCGTACTCGATTTGGGCTGGCAGTTGAGCGTGAGCGGCATGGCAGCGCTGGTGGCCGCCAGAGCCATCCTGCGACGCTGGCAACCCTATGCCCTGTCGTTTCCGGCTTCATCGCGCGGCGGTACCTCCGGGACGTGGCGCGGCGCGGTGCGGAGCGCGCAGCGCTGGCTGGTCACGCGACGGGGGATCTCACGATGGCTCGTACGCGAAACGATCACCGGTGTGGTCGCCACCGTCGTCACCGCACCGCTGATTGCGTGGACGTTCGGACGCGTGAGCGTGCTGGCGCCGGTGACGAATATCCTGGCGGGTCCGATCGTGGCGTTTCTGCAGCCGGCACTCTTTCTGGCACTGCTCGCCAGCCCGCTGGATCCGATGGCGCAGGTCATCGCCGATGCGAGCGCTTTACCGATTGCGCTGCTCGACCAGATCGCCGCCGCGGCGGCCGCGATGCCCTTTGCCGTCGTGCATGTCGCGCCTACGCTCGCCGCCGCGATCGGTGCGGGGGTGGCGTCGGCGGCCGTCGTGCGGGCCACGGCCGCTCGACGTGCCGGCCCGTGGCTCCGGATCGCGGCGATGGCGCTGGTGCTCTCCGTCTGGCTGCCCACGGTCACCGTCGGTTCTGGCGTCCTGGAGGTGCACATGATCGATGTGGGGCAGGGTGACGCATTCGCGATCCGGACGCCGCGCGGTCGGTGGGTGCTCATCGACGCGGGGCCGTCATGGAATGGCGGCGATGCTGGTCGCCGCGCGGTGATCCCGTACGTACAGCGTCGCGGAGGTGCGGTTGCCCTCATGGTGCTCTCGCATGCGCACGAGGATCATGTGGGCGGTGCCGCCAGCGTGATCGCGGCGCTCTCCCCGAAGCAGTGGTGGGAGCCCGCGTTCGTCACCTCGAGCAACGGCTATCGCAAGGCGCTCGTGGCGCTTCGCGGCAGCGGCCAGCCGTGGCGACGCGTGCATCCCGGCCAGCGCTGGCAGCTCGACGGGGTGTCCATCGACGTGCTCGCACCCGACTCCGCCTGGACAGCGGCGCAGCACGACGCGAACGAAACCTCTGTGGTGCTCCGGGTCTCGTACGGGCGACGGCGATTCCTGTTTATGGGTGACGCCGAGCAGCAGGAAGAGTCGTGGCTGCTCGACCGACTGCCTGAAGGCGCCTTACGCGCCGACGTGCTGAAACTTGGGCATCATGGCAGTCGCACGAGCTCCGGGGCGGACTTTGTGCGTGCGGTCGACCCCTTGGTGGGCCTCGTCTCCGTCGGGGCAGGAAACAGTTACCGGCACCCGTCGCCGGAGGTGCTGGAGCGCTTTGCCGGCCGGCGGGTGCCGCTGCTGCGCTCGGATCTTGAGGGGACGGTCGTCGTGTCCACCAACGGGCAGTGGCTCGACGTCTCCGCCCATGGCGACCGCTGGCGTCTCCCGGATCGCCGGGCCGTGCCGCCTTGA
- the cdd gene encoding cytidine deaminase: MSIAHLRTAADAARANAWCPYSHYPVGAALETDDGRVYAGCNVENASYPAGTCAERVALGAAIADGARRFVRIVITSAAAAPTPPCGICRQALVEFAPALEIFAVTPDGLTACWSLAELLPAPFTPASLENA; encoded by the coding sequence ATGAGCATCGCTCATCTGCGCACCGCGGCAGACGCGGCGCGCGCGAATGCGTGGTGTCCGTACTCGCACTATCCCGTGGGCGCCGCGCTGGAGACGGACGACGGGCGCGTGTATGCGGGCTGCAACGTGGAAAACGCGTCGTATCCGGCGGGGACCTGTGCGGAGCGCGTCGCGCTCGGTGCGGCGATCGCCGATGGGGCGCGTCGGTTTGTGCGCATTGTGATCACGTCGGCGGCGGCTGCGCCGACGCCACCGTGTGGAATCTGTCGACAGGCGCTGGTGGAGTTCGCCCCAGCGCTCGAAATCTTCGCCGTGACGCCCGATGGGCTCACGGCGTGCTGGTCGCTGGCGGAACTGTTGCCCGCGCCATTCACGCCTGCTTCGCTCGAGAATGCCTGA
- a CDS encoding phosphopentomutase, protein MTGSTNRRAMVLVLDGVGCGEAPDTAAYGDSGSDTIGNVARAVGGLDLPNMARLGLGHIAPIEGVEPVVHPIGAWGTLIPRSSGKDSTTGHWELAGLHLPKPFPTYPQGFPPSVTEAFEQATGRPVIANCVASGTAVIADFAELAREAGAWIVYTSADSVFQIAAHEEWIPLEKLYRACEIARAQLVAPHDVSRVIARPFVGTSGAWKRTANRRDYSMQPPGETLLDALAAAGIPRAGVGKVDDLFAGRGITSRHTVDNADGISALLEWLNSAPRGFCFANLVDFDQLFGHRNDVRGFQGALESFDRALPSLLAALREDDLLFITADHGNDPTTPSTDHARERVPLLVAGARVRGGSVGERDTFSDLGATVADWFGLSWRGRGTSFLPGLLHA, encoded by the coding sequence ATGACCGGATCCACGAATCGCCGCGCAATGGTCCTGGTGCTCGACGGCGTCGGCTGCGGTGAGGCCCCGGACACCGCGGCCTACGGCGACAGTGGGAGTGACACGATCGGCAACGTGGCCCGGGCGGTCGGCGGCCTCGACCTGCCCAACATGGCGCGTCTGGGTCTTGGACACATCGCGCCCATTGAGGGCGTCGAGCCCGTCGTGCATCCCATCGGTGCCTGGGGTACGCTGATTCCCCGTTCGTCGGGCAAGGATTCAACCACCGGACATTGGGAGCTCGCGGGACTGCATCTTCCGAAGCCGTTCCCGACCTACCCGCAGGGTTTCCCTCCCAGCGTGACCGAGGCGTTCGAGCAGGCGACCGGTCGTCCGGTGATTGCCAACTGCGTAGCCAGCGGGACGGCTGTGATCGCCGATTTCGCTGAGCTGGCCCGGGAGGCCGGGGCGTGGATCGTGTATACCTCGGCCGACTCGGTCTTCCAGATCGCTGCCCACGAGGAGTGGATCCCGCTCGAGAAGCTCTATCGCGCCTGTGAAATCGCCCGAGCGCAGCTGGTGGCGCCGCACGATGTCTCACGCGTCATCGCCCGCCCGTTCGTGGGAACTTCGGGGGCCTGGAAGCGTACCGCCAACCGGCGTGACTACTCCATGCAGCCGCCCGGCGAGACACTGCTCGACGCCCTCGCCGCGGCGGGGATTCCGCGGGCCGGGGTGGGAAAGGTGGACGACCTGTTCGCCGGTCGCGGCATCACATCCCGGCACACGGTCGACAACGCGGACGGGATCTCGGCCCTTCTCGAGTGGCTGAATTCGGCTCCTCGTGGGTTCTGCTTTGCCAATCTGGTAGATTTCGATCAGTTGTTCGGGCATCGCAACGATGTCCGCGGTTTTCAGGGGGCGCTCGAATCGTTCGATCGCGCCCTGCCCAGCCTGCTGGCTGCACTTCGGGAGGACGACCTGCTCTTCATTACCGCCGATCACGGCAACGATCCCACGACGCCATCCACCGACCACGCGCGCGAGCGCGTACCGTTGCTGGTGGCCGGCGCGCGGGTGCGCGGTGGGAGCGTGGGAGAGCGCGATACGTTCTCGGATCTGGGTGCGACGGTGGCCGACTGGTTCGGTCTCTCGTGGCGCGGCCGCGGCACGTCGTTCCTGCCGGGCCTTTTGCACGCATGA
- the mazG gene encoding nucleoside triphosphate pyrophosphohydrolase: MQRTMDDALALMRDLRARCEWDRVQTHSSLRPYLIEEAHEVDDAIAQGEDATLRDELGDLFLQVLFHSVVAEERGAFTMQDVAGALVAKMHARHPHLYGDGIKRSWESMKAEKAKRSTLEDGLPSGLPSLHRAHRLQDRAAGVGFDWPNALGPLEKVREEIDELAAQMRPDGTVADQDLFEAELGDLLFAVVNLARKTGVHGALALDRTNAKFVRRYAAMEALATADGVELMALSLEEQDRYWDQVKATEGQQQSKG; the protein is encoded by the coding sequence ATGCAACGGACGATGGACGACGCGCTGGCCCTGATGCGGGATCTACGGGCCCGCTGCGAGTGGGACCGGGTGCAGACGCACAGCTCGCTTCGCCCGTATCTGATCGAGGAAGCACATGAGGTCGACGACGCGATTGCCCAGGGCGAGGACGCTACCCTGCGCGACGAGTTGGGCGACTTATTTCTGCAGGTCCTGTTCCACTCCGTGGTGGCGGAGGAGCGCGGGGCGTTCACGATGCAGGACGTGGCCGGTGCACTCGTTGCCAAGATGCACGCGCGGCACCCGCACCTGTACGGGGACGGGATCAAGCGCAGCTGGGAGTCGATGAAGGCCGAAAAGGCCAAGCGCAGCACCCTCGAAGATGGCCTGCCGTCGGGGCTGCCCTCGTTGCATCGCGCGCATCGGCTACAGGATCGCGCCGCCGGCGTGGGCTTCGACTGGCCCAATGCGCTAGGACCGCTGGAGAAAGTGCGCGAGGAGATCGACGAACTCGCGGCTCAAATGCGCCCTGACGGCACGGTGGCCGATCAGGACTTGTTCGAGGCCGAGCTGGGCGACTTGCTGTTCGCCGTGGTGAATCTGGCACGCAAGACGGGCGTGCACGGCGCGCTGGCCCTCGACCGCACGAACGCCAAGTTCGTGCGACGCTACGCCGCCATGGAAGCGTTAGCGACCGCCGACGGCGTGGAGCTCATGGCCCTGTCGTTGGAGGAGCAGGATCGGTACTGGGATCAGGTCAAAGCGACGGAAGGACAACAGCAGAGTAAGGGGTAA
- the fbp gene encoding class 1 fructose-bisphosphatase, with the protein MVRHTATSVVTIERFIIEQERMFPEATGELSGILYDMALAGKMIANKVRSAGLADILGATSDVNVQGEVQQKLDVISNEIIVKAFDHGGRLCAMASEEEPDIIHIPEGFRAGKYVLLFDPLDGSSNIDVNVPVGTIFSVYQKITRGARGEMEDMLQPGRRQVAAGYVIYGSSTMLVYTTGQGAHGFTLDPSIGEFLLSHPNIQIPTRARYLSVNDAYEQDWPEPTRALMRRYRGLDGQRAPLNVRYVGSLVADFHRNLLGGGVFCYPANEKAPKGKLRLLYEANPLAFIAEQAGGMATNGFGRILDVQPTELHERTPLYLGSKAEVETVAEFPLPQYVAPGIPERRGTRTAVPTPTVAS; encoded by the coding sequence GTGGTCAGGCATACTGCGACTTCCGTCGTCACGATCGAACGCTTCATCATCGAGCAGGAGCGCATGTTCCCCGAGGCCACCGGCGAACTCTCCGGCATCCTCTACGACATGGCGCTCGCCGGCAAGATGATCGCGAACAAGGTGCGAAGCGCCGGACTCGCGGACATTCTCGGCGCGACGAGCGACGTGAACGTGCAGGGCGAGGTCCAGCAGAAGCTCGATGTGATTTCGAACGAGATCATCGTCAAGGCGTTCGATCATGGCGGCCGGTTGTGCGCGATGGCATCCGAAGAGGAGCCGGACATCATCCACATTCCCGAAGGCTTCCGCGCCGGCAAGTATGTGCTGCTGTTCGATCCGCTCGACGGTTCGTCCAACATCGACGTCAACGTGCCCGTGGGGACAATTTTCTCCGTCTATCAGAAGATCACGCGCGGCGCACGCGGCGAGATGGAAGACATGCTGCAACCGGGCCGCCGACAGGTCGCCGCCGGCTACGTGATTTACGGATCGAGCACGATGCTGGTATACACCACGGGGCAGGGCGCGCACGGCTTCACGCTCGATCCGTCGATCGGCGAATTCCTGTTGTCGCACCCGAATATCCAGATCCCGACCCGTGCACGGTATCTGTCGGTGAACGACGCGTACGAACAGGATTGGCCGGAACCCACGCGCGCGCTGATGCGTCGCTATCGCGGGCTGGACGGTCAGCGTGCGCCGCTGAACGTACGCTACGTGGGATCACTCGTGGCCGACTTCCATCGCAACCTCCTCGGCGGCGGCGTCTTCTGCTATCCCGCCAACGAGAAGGCGCCCAAGGGCAAGCTGCGGTTGTTGTACGAGGCGAACCCGTTGGCGTTCATCGCCGAACAGGCCGGTGGTATGGCCACGAATGGCTTTGGTCGCATTCTCGATGTGCAGCCCACCGAACTGCACGAGCGGACGCCACTTTATCTCGGCAGCAAGGCCGAAGTGGAAACGGTGGCGGAGTTCCCGCTGCCGCAGTACGTCGCCCCGGGCATTCCCGAGCGGCGTGGAACGCGAACGGCGGTACCGACTCCGACAGTCGCGTCCTGA
- the alr gene encoding alanine racemase, which translates to MTATIYPAIDRAWLDVDLEAVRHNVRQLRARAGVPLIVMVKANAYGVGAVMVSRALGVPFDRTPAAPDAPWGLGIASLDEAAELRDAGCRGRILCLTPLLPSELPRAHALGVRPALHRVTDIRAWAAAGQQGGERRPYHLAIDTGMARAGVRWDQVDELGDVLREHPPEGVFTHFHSADEDIDSRDEQDARFVDAMLALGDALPPNVLRHSDNSAGIAGRTRLSPGSLARPGIAVYAGMFSELLGLRPVVHLRARVIDIRDVAPGETVSYGATWTAARPSRIATISAGYADGYRRQLSNRGEVLIGGVRCPVAGRVTMDMIMVDVTDVPCAVGDVATLIGSDGTDTVSAEQVAELADLSPYELLVGLALRVPARPLSLSPS; encoded by the coding sequence GTGACCGCGACAATATATCCCGCCATTGATCGCGCCTGGCTCGACGTGGATCTCGAGGCGGTGCGCCACAACGTCCGTCAACTGCGCGCACGGGCCGGCGTGCCGCTGATCGTCATGGTCAAGGCGAATGCCTATGGCGTCGGGGCCGTGATGGTCAGCCGGGCGCTGGGCGTGCCCTTCGATCGCACGCCGGCGGCCCCTGATGCCCCGTGGGGGCTCGGGATCGCGTCGCTTGACGAAGCGGCGGAACTGCGCGACGCCGGATGCCGGGGGCGTATTCTCTGCCTCACGCCGCTGCTGCCCTCGGAGTTGCCTCGCGCCCATGCCCTTGGAGTGCGACCGGCCTTGCATCGCGTGACGGATATCCGTGCCTGGGCCGCGGCGGGGCAGCAGGGCGGTGAACGGCGACCGTACCATCTGGCGATCGACACCGGCATGGCGCGAGCCGGGGTGCGCTGGGATCAGGTCGACGAACTCGGCGACGTGCTGCGCGAGCATCCGCCCGAGGGCGTGTTCACGCACTTTCACTCGGCCGACGAAGACATCGACTCGCGAGACGAGCAGGACGCGCGTTTCGTGGACGCCATGCTGGCCCTCGGTGACGCCCTCCCGCCCAACGTACTCCGGCACAGCGACAACAGCGCCGGCATCGCCGGTCGCACGCGGCTTTCGCCCGGCTCGTTGGCCCGTCCCGGCATCGCCGTGTACGCCGGCATGTTCAGCGAATTACTCGGTCTCCGGCCGGTCGTGCATTTGCGGGCCCGCGTCATCGACATCCGCGACGTCGCCCCGGGCGAGACGGTGAGCTACGGTGCCACGTGGACGGCCGCGCGACCGTCGCGCATCGCCACGATCTCCGCCGGGTACGCCGACGGATATCGACGGCAACTGTCCAATCGCGGTGAGGTTCTGATCGGTGGGGTACGCTGCCCGGTCGCGGGTCGTGTCACCATGGACATGATCATGGTCGATGTAACCGACGTGCCGTGTGCCGTCGGCGACGTTGCCACGCTCATCGGCAGCGACGGGACGGACACGGTCAGCGCGGAACAGGTGGCCGAGTTGGCCGATCTGTCTCCCTACGAACTGCTGGTCGGACTCGCCCTGCGCGTGCCCGCTCGGCCACTCTCACTGAGCCCGTCATGA
- a CDS encoding methylmalonyl-CoA mutase family protein, translating into MSERLSPSGIPIPGVVRPDDVHVDYVRDLADPGQFPFTRGVQPTMYRGRLWTMRQYAGFGTARSTNERFRLLLEAGQTGLSVAFDLPTQMGIDSDSPRASGEVGRVGVAIDTVDDMHVLLDGIPLDKVSSSMTINSTASTLLAMYIVVAEERGIARSALSGTVQNDILKEYIARGTYIYPPDPSLALTAEMFRFCAAEVPQWNPISISGYHIREAGATAVQEVAFTFADAIAYVQQAVDTGLAVDAFAPRLSFFFAAHSDLFEEVAKFRAARRLWARLMRERFGANDTSCKLRFHTQTGGVTLTAQQPLNNVVRVTVQALAAALGGTQSLHTNGYDEALALPTAEAATLALRTQQIVGYESGVAQTADPLAGSWYVEQLTDAVETRALELLERVDALGGAAAAIRAGFFQEEIGRSAYEYQLRVEAGETVVVGVNRFGDGQDPPIIPAPDFSALEVGQVAGLKQVKASRDNPAVQAALQAITDIAPEYLPAHVGARAPLMPRIIDAVRLRASVGEIADTLEKVWGRYQPTM; encoded by the coding sequence ATGAGCGAGCGACTCTCCCCCTCCGGCATTCCGATCCCCGGCGTCGTCCGTCCGGACGACGTCCACGTTGATTACGTGCGTGACCTGGCCGATCCCGGTCAGTTTCCCTTCACGCGCGGCGTGCAGCCCACGATGTACCGCGGTCGTCTCTGGACGATGCGCCAGTACGCGGGCTTCGGCACGGCGCGTTCCACCAACGAGCGATTCCGCTTGTTGCTGGAAGCGGGGCAGACCGGACTCTCGGTCGCTTTCGACCTGCCCACGCAGATGGGCATCGACTCCGACTCGCCGCGCGCGAGTGGAGAAGTCGGCCGCGTTGGCGTCGCCATCGATACGGTCGACGACATGCACGTGCTGCTCGACGGCATTCCGCTCGACAAGGTCTCGTCGTCGATGACGATCAACTCCACGGCGTCGACGCTGCTGGCGATGTACATCGTGGTGGCCGAGGAACGTGGCATTGCCCGCTCGGCGCTGTCGGGCACGGTGCAGAACGACATTCTCAAGGAGTACATCGCGCGCGGTACGTACATCTATCCGCCCGATCCCTCGCTTGCACTCACGGCCGAGATGTTCCGCTTCTGCGCGGCCGAAGTGCCGCAGTGGAATCCGATTTCGATCTCGGGTTACCACATCCGCGAGGCCGGCGCCACCGCGGTGCAGGAAGTGGCGTTCACCTTTGCCGACGCCATCGCCTACGTACAGCAGGCGGTCGACACCGGTCTCGCCGTCGATGCCTTCGCGCCGCGCTTGTCGTTCTTCTTCGCCGCGCACAGCGACCTGTTCGAAGAAGTCGCGAAGTTCCGCGCCGCGCGTCGGTTGTGGGCGCGGCTGATGCGCGAGCGCTTCGGCGCCAACGACACCAGCTGCAAGCTACGCTTCCACACGCAGACGGGCGGTGTCACGCTCACTGCGCAGCAGCCGCTCAATAACGTGGTGCGTGTCACCGTGCAGGCCCTCGCGGCCGCGCTGGGTGGCACGCAGTCGCTGCATACGAATGGCTATGACGAAGCGCTGGCGCTGCCGACTGCCGAAGCCGCCACGCTCGCGCTGCGCACGCAGCAGATCGTGGGCTACGAGTCCGGCGTTGCGCAGACGGCGGATCCGCTCGCCGGCAGCTGGTATGTGGAGCAGCTCACCGATGCGGTCGAAACGCGCGCGCTCGAGTTGCTGGAGCGGGTCGACGCGCTCGGTGGCGCGGCCGCGGCCATTCGCGCCGGCTTCTTCCAGGAGGAGATCGGACGCAGCGCGTACGAGTACCAGCTTCGGGTCGAAGCGGGCGAAACCGTGGTGGTGGGCGTGAATCGCTTCGGCGACGGACAGGATCCGCCGATCATTCCCGCGCCGGATTTCAGCGCGCTCGAAGTGGGGCAGGTGGCCGGCTTGAAGCAGGTGAAGGCCTCGCGCGACAACCCGGCCGTACAAGCCGCGTTGCAGGCGATCACCGATATCGCGCCGGAGTATCTGCCGGCCCATGTCGGTGCGCGCGCGCCACTCATGCCGCGGATCATCGACGCCGTGCGTTTGCGCGCATCGGTCGGCGAAATTGCGGATACGCTGGAGAAAGTGTGGGGGCGATATCAGCCGACGATGTGA
- the miaB gene encoding tRNA (N6-isopentenyl adenosine(37)-C2)-methylthiotransferase MiaB, with the protein MSDLPVTEAPNGAPRPTVYIETYGCQMNVADSELMYGKLVASGYDAVDVPDGADVILVNTCAIRENAETRVIGRLGELKKFMRAGSIMGVTGCMAQRLGPRVLEQARHVSIVVGPDGYRALPALLDGARRGEKFTATDFDLEEHYEDVVARRFEGVKAWIPVQRGCDYRCTYCIVPTTRGPERSRKLHEVVREVHEVVNQGLTEVVLLGQTVNSYNDGTHDFADLLRAVGAVDGIRRVRYTSPHPNDFSDRVIAAMAEVPTVCEHIHLPMQSGSTSMLKKMLRRYSREDYLACVERMRAAIPGLALTTDIIVGFPSETDEEFADTLSLCQDVRFDDAFMFKFSPREGTPATRMPAEWTIPDHLVATRFELLLKTVREISRENNMRRLGDTVEVLIEKVARDGELLQARSRDFKTIIVPADAGAIGDYLTVTLSGTTGATFMGTPVVESTERKPLPMMAG; encoded by the coding sequence ATGAGTGACCTGCCCGTGACCGAGGCGCCCAACGGGGCACCACGCCCCACCGTCTACATCGAGACGTACGGCTGCCAGATGAACGTGGCCGATTCGGAACTCATGTACGGCAAGCTCGTGGCCAGCGGCTACGACGCGGTGGATGTGCCCGATGGCGCCGACGTGATTCTCGTGAACACCTGCGCCATCCGCGAGAACGCGGAAACGCGCGTCATCGGCCGGCTCGGCGAGCTCAAGAAGTTCATGCGCGCCGGCAGCATCATGGGCGTCACCGGCTGCATGGCGCAGCGGCTTGGTCCCCGCGTGCTCGAACAGGCTCGGCATGTGTCGATCGTGGTTGGTCCCGACGGCTATCGCGCATTGCCAGCGCTGCTCGATGGCGCGCGCCGCGGGGAGAAGTTCACCGCCACGGATTTCGATCTCGAAGAGCACTATGAGGATGTGGTCGCCCGTCGCTTTGAAGGCGTGAAGGCGTGGATCCCGGTGCAGCGCGGCTGCGACTATCGCTGTACGTACTGCATTGTCCCGACCACGCGTGGTCCTGAGCGGAGTCGCAAGCTCCACGAGGTCGTGCGCGAAGTACACGAGGTCGTGAACCAGGGTCTCACGGAAGTGGTGCTGCTCGGTCAGACCGTGAACTCGTACAACGACGGCACCCACGATTTCGCCGATCTGCTGCGTGCCGTCGGCGCGGTCGATGGCATCCGTCGTGTGCGCTACACCAGCCCGCATCCGAACGACTTCTCCGATCGCGTGATTGCGGCGATGGCCGAAGTGCCCACGGTGTGCGAGCACATCCATCTGCCGATGCAGAGTGGCTCGACGTCGATGCTCAAGAAGATGCTGCGTCGCTACTCGCGCGAGGACTATCTCGCGTGCGTGGAGCGCATGCGGGCGGCGATTCCCGGCTTGGCCCTGACCACCGACATCATCGTCGGCTTTCCGAGTGAGACCGACGAGGAGTTTGCCGACACGCTCTCGCTCTGTCAGGACGTGCGCTTCGATGATGCATTCATGTTCAAGTTCTCTCCACGCGAAGGGACGCCGGCCACACGCATGCCCGCCGAGTGGACCATCCCCGACCATCTCGTGGCGACGCGCTTCGAGCTGCTGCTGAAGACGGTGCGTGAGATCTCGCGCGAGAACAACATGCGCCGCCTCGGCGACACCGTCGAAGTGCTCATCGAGAAAGTGGCCCGCGACGGCGAACTGCTGCAGGCGCGCTCCCGTGATTTCAAGACCATCATCGTACCGGCCGACGCCGGCGCGATCGGCGACTATCTCACGGTGACGCTGAGCGGCACGACTGGCGCGACGTTCATGGGCACGCCGGTCGTCGAGTCGACCGAACGCAAGCCACTGCCGATGATGGCCGGGTAG